One region of Olleya sp. Hel_I_94 genomic DNA includes:
- the purL gene encoding phosphoribosylformylglycinamidine synthase has product MIHFFGNQNSNLFAVQATKELSTQTISKLIWLFGNQPKIEQASLDAFFVGPRAAMITPWSTNAVEITQNMGIDGIIRIEEFEACQKDFTGFDPMISEKYNGLNQESFTINIQPEPILNIEDIASYNQQEGLALNDEEIEYLEGVSKKIGRPLTDSEVFGFSQVNSEHCRHKIFNGTFVIDGKEKTTSLFKLIKETSKQHPNTIVSAYKDNVAFIKGPKVEQFAPKRADVPDFYVKKDYDSVISLKAETHNFPTTVEPFNGAATGSGGEIRDRLAGGKGSLPLAGTAVYMTSYSRLEENRPWEQAMEARPWLYQTPMDILIKASNGASDFGNKFGQPLICGSVLTFEHDEAKSTIINGEKRTNRKIGYDKVIMQAGGIGYGKADQALKDTPKKGDKIVILGGENYRIGMGGAAVSSADTGEFASGIELNAVQRSNPEMQKRAANAVRGMVESDENFIVSIHDHGAGGHLNCLSELVEDTGGTINLDALPVGDPTLSAKEIIGNESQERMGLVIAEKHLDHLNRIAERERSPIYTVGDVTENNRFTFKSKTKGDTPMDLALEDMFGSSPKTIMTDTTIDRNYGGISYDPNLFYDYLDQVLQLEAVACKDWLTNKVDRCVGGKVAKQQCVGPLQIPLNNMGVMALDYNGVEGIATSIGHSPISGLIDPVAGSRNSITEALTNIIWAPLKDGLESVSLSANWMWPCKNEGEDARLYEAVQAISEYAIDLGINVPTGKDSLSMKQKYPNEEVISPGTVIISAAANCNNIKNVIEPVFKRQGGDIYYINLSQDDFKLGGSSFAQILNKVGNNTPNTKDAKYVKTVFNTIQKLIKDNQIIAGHDIASGGLITTLLELCFADVNLGAEIDITALNQKDSCKVLFSENSGIVFQSKDDAIEKVLTDANIAFYNIGKVTDSDTLSVINGIEVFTMTVSRLRDMWYKTSFLLDQKQTANGLAKTRFDNYKKQDLQYSFPNHFTGKLPTIDSAKPRPKAAILREKGSNSEREMANAMYLAGFDVKDVHMTDLISGRETLEDIQFLGAVGGFSNSDVLGSAKGWAGAIKYNENANKAINNFFKREDTLSIGICNGCQLFMELELINPEHEVHGKMLHNDSKKHESAFTSVTVQDNNSVMLSSLKDTTLGVWISHGEGKFNLPKSEQEYNIVAKYGYNSYPANPNGSDFNTAMLCDKTGRHLVMMPHIERSTFQWNWANYPDNRQDEVSPWLEAFTNAKQWIENKK; this is encoded by the coding sequence ATGATTCATTTCTTCGGAAACCAAAACAGTAACCTTTTTGCTGTTCAAGCAACAAAAGAATTATCAACGCAAACCATTTCTAAATTGATTTGGTTATTTGGCAACCAGCCAAAAATAGAACAAGCATCATTAGATGCTTTTTTTGTTGGTCCTAGAGCTGCAATGATTACACCTTGGAGTACTAATGCAGTAGAAATCACCCAAAATATGGGTATTGATGGCATCATCAGAATTGAAGAATTTGAAGCTTGCCAAAAAGACTTTACAGGTTTTGATCCAATGATTTCAGAAAAATATAATGGATTAAACCAAGAGTCTTTTACAATAAATATCCAACCAGAACCAATATTAAATATTGAGGATATAGCGTCTTATAATCAACAAGAAGGTTTAGCTTTAAATGATGAAGAAATTGAATACCTAGAAGGCGTATCAAAAAAAATAGGTCGTCCATTAACAGATTCAGAAGTCTTTGGGTTTTCTCAAGTCAACTCAGAACATTGTCGTCATAAAATTTTTAATGGGACATTTGTCATTGATGGAAAAGAAAAAACAACATCGCTTTTTAAACTAATTAAAGAAACCTCCAAGCAACATCCAAACACTATCGTTTCGGCATATAAAGATAATGTTGCTTTTATAAAAGGTCCTAAAGTGGAGCAATTTGCGCCAAAACGTGCAGATGTTCCTGATTTCTATGTAAAAAAAGATTACGACTCTGTTATTTCGCTTAAAGCGGAAACACATAACTTTCCAACAACCGTAGAGCCATTTAATGGAGCTGCAACAGGATCTGGAGGAGAAATTAGAGACAGATTAGCTGGTGGAAAAGGATCGTTACCATTAGCAGGAACTGCTGTTTACATGACATCTTATTCTAGATTAGAAGAAAATAGACCATGGGAACAAGCTATGGAAGCACGTCCTTGGCTATACCAAACACCAATGGATATTTTAATAAAAGCTAGTAATGGTGCATCAGACTTTGGTAACAAGTTTGGGCAACCTTTAATTTGTGGATCTGTCTTAACGTTTGAACACGACGAAGCAAAAAGCACGATTATTAATGGTGAAAAAAGAACCAACAGAAAAATTGGTTACGATAAAGTAATCATGCAAGCAGGAGGTATTGGTTACGGTAAAGCAGATCAAGCATTAAAAGATACACCTAAAAAAGGTGATAAAATAGTAATTTTAGGTGGTGAAAACTATCGTATAGGAATGGGTGGAGCTGCAGTATCCTCTGCAGATACAGGAGAGTTTGCTTCTGGTATAGAGCTTAATGCTGTACAACGTTCTAACCCAGAAATGCAAAAACGTGCTGCCAATGCTGTGCGTGGAATGGTAGAAAGTGACGAGAATTTTATAGTCTCTATACATGATCATGGTGCAGGTGGACACTTAAACTGCTTATCAGAATTAGTTGAAGACACAGGTGGAACTATAAATTTAGATGCCTTACCTGTTGGTGATCCAACCCTTTCTGCCAAAGAAATTATAGGTAACGAATCTCAAGAACGAATGGGATTAGTTATTGCCGAAAAACATTTAGATCATTTAAATAGAATTGCAGAAAGAGAACGTTCTCCGATTTATACTGTTGGTGACGTAACAGAAAACAATAGATTTACATTTAAATCTAAAACCAAAGGTGATACACCTATGGATTTAGCTTTAGAGGATATGTTTGGAAGTTCGCCAAAAACAATAATGACAGACACCACAATTGACAGAAATTATGGTGGTATCTCTTATGACCCAAATTTATTTTACGATTATCTAGACCAAGTATTACAACTTGAAGCTGTGGCATGCAAAGATTGGTTAACAAATAAAGTGGACCGTTGTGTTGGCGGTAAAGTTGCCAAACAACAATGTGTTGGTCCATTACAAATCCCATTAAATAATATGGGTGTAATGGCTTTGGATTATAATGGTGTCGAAGGGATTGCTACGTCTATAGGACACTCTCCTATCTCTGGATTAATTGATCCTGTTGCTGGAAGTAGAAACAGTATTACAGAAGCACTTACTAACATTATTTGGGCTCCATTAAAAGATGGACTAGAATCTGTATCATTATCTGCCAATTGGATGTGGCCTTGTAAAAATGAAGGTGAAGACGCACGTTTGTACGAAGCAGTACAAGCTATTTCAGAATATGCAATTGACTTAGGAATCAATGTTCCGACAGGAAAAGACTCGTTGTCAATGAAGCAAAAGTATCCTAACGAGGAAGTTATTTCTCCTGGAACTGTAATTATTTCTGCTGCAGCAAACTGTAATAATATTAAAAATGTTATCGAGCCTGTTTTTAAAAGACAAGGTGGTGATATATATTATATAAACTTATCTCAAGACGACTTTAAATTAGGAGGAAGTAGCTTTGCGCAAATATTAAACAAAGTTGGTAACAACACTCCAAACACTAAAGACGCTAAGTACGTAAAAACAGTATTTAATACTATCCAAAAATTAATTAAGGATAATCAAATTATAGCTGGACATGATATCGCTTCTGGTGGACTAATTACCACATTATTAGAGTTATGCTTTGCTGATGTAAATTTAGGTGCAGAAATAGATATTACTGCTTTAAACCAAAAGGACTCTTGTAAAGTCTTATTTTCTGAAAATTCAGGGATTGTTTTTCAATCTAAAGATGATGCTATAGAAAAAGTACTTACAGACGCTAATATTGCTTTTTATAACATTGGTAAAGTTACTGATAGTGATACATTAAGTGTTATAAATGGTATTGAAGTCTTTACTATGACTGTCTCTAGATTAAGAGACATGTGGTACAAAACATCTTTTTTATTAGACCAAAAACAAACTGCAAACGGTTTAGCTAAAACACGTTTTGACAACTATAAAAAACAAGATTTACAGTATAGTTTCCCTAACCATTTTACAGGAAAACTTCCAACAATAGATAGCGCTAAACCAAGACCAAAAGCTGCAATTTTACGTGAAAAAGGAAGCAATTCTGAACGCGAAATGGCTAATGCAATGTATTTAGCTGGTTTTGATGTTAAAGATGTACACATGACAGATTTAATTTCTGGTCGCGAAACTTTAGAAGATATTCAGTTTTTAGGAGCTGTTGGTGGTTTTTCTAACAGTGATGTTTTAGGGTCTGCAAAAGGTTGGGCTGGAGCAATAAAATACAATGAAAACGCTAATAAAGCCATAAATAACTTCTTTAAAAGAGAAGATACTTTGTCCATTGGTATTTGTAATGGTTGTCAATTATTTATGGAATTAGAGTTGATTAATCCAGAACATGAGGTGCATGGAAAAATGCTTCACAATGACTCTAAAAAACATGAAAGCGCATTTACTTCAGTAACAGTTCAAGACAATAACTCGGTAATGCTTTCATCACTAAAAGACACGACCTTAGGT